The following are encoded together in the Cyanobacterium aponinum PCC 10605 genome:
- a CDS encoding DUF3593 domain-containing protein, translated as MVRVVKYQIIPNMESIINNLLSKENLFAISLFPYLGFLWFLTKSGKVPKLALIGFYLLLLFVAITIPAGLYAENHYHTTLANVDWLHGGAEFFLTLSNIFVVLGFRKMVITAENQNNTQ; from the coding sequence ATGGTGAGAGTCGTCAAATATCAAATTATTCCCAACATGGAAAGCATCATAAACAATCTTCTCAGTAAAGAAAACTTATTTGCTATATCCTTATTTCCTTATCTAGGCTTTTTATGGTTTCTCACTAAATCAGGAAAAGTACCCAAATTAGCTTTAATTGGTTTTTATCTTCTTCTCCTTTTTGTTGCTATTACTATTCCTGCCGGGCTGTATGCTGAAAATCATTATCATACCACTCTCGCTAATGTTGACTGGTTACACGGAGGGGCAGAATTTTTCTTAACTTTATCAAATATTTTCGTGGTTTTGGGATTTCGTAAAATGGTAATTACCGCAGAAAATCAAAACAATACTCAGTAA
- a CDS encoding urease accessory protein UreD, with product MKHWQGIINLVYEHQKQETTIKSVFSQAPFKFQNSFYPEGKSVCHSVILHTAGGIAGDDILSQNICLANSSQVLITTPAATKIYGSKGKKAIQEVKIKLEKNAYLEYLPQEMIVFNNANFEQKMRVDLEDNASWLGWEIIRFGRSARGEIFSGGNWLNYLEIWRENKPIWIDRQYFMGNSPLFYASNGLGGNPVVGNLVYIGSENIDQYISNLRHLIKEKYDENIGIGITALQQGLLCRYMGDSVSAAKEYFTLIWQFLRDKKGLDGTFKSRIWQ from the coding sequence ATGAAACACTGGCAAGGAATAATAAATCTGGTATATGAACATCAAAAACAAGAAACGACAATAAAATCAGTATTTAGTCAAGCACCTTTTAAGTTTCAAAATTCTTTTTATCCTGAAGGGAAATCCGTTTGTCACAGTGTTATTTTACATACTGCTGGAGGAATAGCTGGAGATGATATTCTCTCGCAAAATATTTGTCTAGCAAATAGTTCTCAGGTTTTAATAACGACCCCTGCGGCAACAAAAATATATGGTTCTAAGGGAAAAAAAGCTATTCAAGAAGTAAAAATTAAGCTGGAAAAAAATGCTTATTTAGAATATTTACCACAAGAAATGATTGTTTTTAACAATGCTAATTTTGAGCAAAAAATGAGAGTTGATTTAGAAGATAATGCTAGTTGGTTAGGATGGGAAATAATTCGTTTCGGTAGAAGTGCAAGGGGGGAAATTTTTAGTGGGGGTAATTGGTTAAATTATTTAGAGATTTGGCGAGAAAACAAACCGATTTGGATTGATAGGCAATATTTTATGGGAAATAGTCCTTTATTTTACGCTTCCAATGGTTTAGGGGGAAATCCAGTGGTGGGTAATTTAGTTTATATAGGGTCAGAAAATATTGATCAATATATTTCCAATTTACGCCATTTGATAAAAGAAAAATATGACGAAAATATAGGAATAGGAATAACTGCTTTACAACAGGGGTTATTGTGTCGTTATATGGGTGATTCCGTCAGTGCCGCTAAAGAATACTTTACTCTTATTTGGCAATTTTTAAGAGACAAAAAGGGTTTAGATGGTACTTTTAAATCCAGAATATGGCAATGA
- a CDS encoding CYTH domain-containing protein, translating into MGIEIERKFLVNLDKWFPPDNGLVYRQGYIYTISGNTVRVRIVGAQGYLTLKGKTKGQTRSEFEYSIPVEEAEEMLQTLCDRPFIEKIRYKILVGNLTWEVDEFLGENKGLTMAEVELTEENQDIILPEWIGEEVTDDLRYYNSYLVNNPFSQWRT; encoded by the coding sequence ATGGGTATCGAAATTGAGAGAAAATTTTTAGTTAACCTGGATAAGTGGTTTCCCCCTGACAATGGTTTGGTTTATCGGCAGGGATATATTTATACTATCAGTGGTAATACTGTGAGGGTTCGGATTGTTGGTGCGCAGGGTTATCTCACTCTTAAGGGTAAAACAAAAGGTCAGACGAGATCAGAATTTGAATATTCTATTCCTGTGGAAGAAGCTGAGGAAATGTTACAAACTTTGTGCGATCGCCCCTTTATTGAAAAAATACGCTATAAAATACTTGTAGGTAATTTAACTTGGGAAGTAGATGAATTTTTAGGGGAGAACAAAGGTTTGACAATGGCAGAAGTAGAATTGACCGAGGAAAATCAAGATATTATTCTCCCTGAATGGATAGGAGAGGAAGTAACTGACGATTTGCGTTACTATAACTCTTATCTAGTCAATAATCCTTTTTCACAATGGAGGACATAA
- a CDS encoding type IV pilus twitching motility protein PilT, with protein sequence MEIMIEDLMEQLVELGGSDMHIQAGAPVYFRISGKLTPIGDEPLNAQECQKLIFSMLNNTQRKTLEQEWELDCSYGVKGLARFRVNVYKERGCYAACLRALSSKIPNFDQLGLPDIVKEMSERPRGMILVTGQTGSGKTTTLAAMLDLINRTRAEHILTVEDPIEYVFPNINSLFHQRQKGEDTKSFANALKAALREDPDIILVGEMRDLETISLAITAAETGHLVFGTLHTSSAAGTIDRIIDVFPSAEQAQIRAMLSNSLLAVFAQTLAKKKNPKPGEFGRAMAQEIMIVTPAIANLIREAKAPQIYSAIQTGGKLGMQTMEQALANLVKTGTIAVEEALAKSSKPDELKRLLGSSMDSGMVTPSKRR encoded by the coding sequence ATGGAGATAATGATTGAAGATTTGATGGAGCAGTTAGTAGAGTTAGGGGGGTCAGATATGCACATTCAGGCAGGAGCCCCCGTCTATTTCCGTATTAGCGGTAAACTAACCCCCATTGGAGATGAACCCCTTAATGCTCAAGAGTGCCAAAAATTAATTTTTAGTATGCTCAATAATACTCAACGTAAAACATTAGAGCAAGAATGGGAGTTAGACTGTTCCTACGGGGTAAAAGGCTTGGCTCGATTTCGTGTAAATGTTTATAAGGAAAGGGGTTGTTATGCCGCTTGTTTAAGGGCTTTATCTTCCAAAATTCCCAATTTTGATCAATTAGGCTTACCAGATATTGTCAAGGAGATGTCCGAACGCCCTAGGGGTATGATTTTAGTGACGGGGCAGACAGGTTCTGGAAAAACTACTACTTTAGCGGCAATGTTGGACTTAATTAACCGCACTCGTGCAGAACACATCTTAACAGTAGAAGATCCGATCGAGTATGTTTTTCCCAATATTAACAGTCTATTTCACCAACGTCAAAAAGGAGAAGATACTAAAAGTTTTGCCAATGCCTTAAAAGCGGCGTTAAGGGAAGATCCAGATATTATTCTAGTGGGTGAGATGCGCGACTTAGAAACTATTTCCTTGGCGATTACGGCGGCGGAAACTGGACACCTTGTCTTTGGTACTTTACATACTAGCTCTGCGGCGGGAACAATTGATCGTATTATTGATGTATTTCCTTCGGCAGAACAAGCCCAAATTAGAGCAATGTTATCTAACTCTTTATTGGCAGTATTTGCTCAAACTTTGGCTAAAAAGAAAAATCCCAAACCGGGCGAATTTGGTAGGGCAATGGCTCAAGAAATCATGATTGTGACACCTGCGATCGCAAACTTAATTAGAGAAGCAAAAGCCCCACAAATTTATTCTGCGATTCAAACAGGGGGTAAATTAGGAATGCAAACCATGGAACAGGCTTTAGCAAATTTGGTGAAAACAGGTACAATTGCAGTGGAAGAAGCCCTTGCCAAGAGCAGTAAACCAGATGAATTGAAACGCTTATTAGGTTCTTCTATGGATAGCGGGATGGTTACTCCTAGCAAACGTCGTTAA
- a CDS encoding type II secretion system F family protein: MATFIVQVKDKTGNVLEERVVANSQDEARRILRKRYAAVGKIRKAGMDFDLASIEAALSKVSVKDKAIFSRQFAVLVNAGVAIVRSLSVLAEQSGNPKFKKALTTIGEDVQQGVNLSEAMAKHPDCFDRLYVSMVEAGETGGVLDEVMNRLAKLLEDVARLQNQIKSAMAYPVTVGIFAVIAFLGMTIFLIPVFAGIFDQLGAELPALTQFMVTLSDFLRSWKAIIPVGVIIGVVFAFRQYYKTPAGRLQIDTIALKAPIFGDLNEKSAVARFCRIFGTLTRSGVPILQCLEISQETIPNKVISNAIGAAKDSILEGGMLSVAISERKVFPSMAIQMMMIGEETGELDAMMMKVADFYEDEVEQAVKALTSVIEPLMMVLIAGMVGTILLSMYLPMFSIFDQLG, translated from the coding sequence ATGGCTACTTTTATAGTTCAAGTTAAAGATAAAACAGGAAATGTTTTAGAGGAAAGGGTTGTTGCTAATTCTCAAGATGAAGCTCGTCGTATTCTTCGCAAACGTTATGCGGCAGTGGGCAAAATTCGCAAAGCAGGAATGGACTTTGATTTAGCTTCTATTGAAGCGGCATTAAGTAAGGTTTCTGTTAAAGATAAGGCTATTTTTTCCCGTCAATTTGCCGTATTGGTTAATGCGGGGGTTGCAATTGTTCGCTCTTTGTCAGTATTGGCAGAGCAATCAGGAAATCCTAAGTTTAAGAAGGCTCTAACTACTATTGGAGAGGATGTTCAACAGGGGGTTAATTTATCTGAAGCAATGGCAAAGCATCCCGACTGTTTTGATAGGCTATATGTGAGTATGGTAGAAGCAGGAGAAACAGGGGGGGTTTTAGACGAAGTCATGAATCGTCTTGCTAAACTTCTCGAAGATGTTGCTCGTTTGCAAAACCAAATTAAATCAGCAATGGCTTATCCTGTCACTGTTGGTATTTTTGCGGTGATTGCTTTTTTGGGTATGACCATTTTCTTGATTCCTGTATTTGCTGGTATTTTCGACCAATTGGGTGCAGAATTGCCGGCTTTGACTCAATTTATGGTTACTCTTAGTGATTTTTTGCGTAGCTGGAAAGCAATTATTCCCGTGGGTGTGATTATTGGGGTTGTTTTTGCCTTCCGTCAATATTATAAAACTCCGGCTGGACGTTTACAAATAGATACGATCGCACTTAAAGCTCCTATTTTTGGGGACTTAAATGAAAAAAGTGCTGTTGCTCGTTTTTGTCGTATTTTTGGTACTTTAACCCGTTCTGGTGTGCCCATCTTACAATGTTTAGAAATATCTCAAGAGACTATCCCTAATAAAGTAATTTCTAATGCCATTGGCGCTGCAAAAGATTCTATTTTAGAAGGAGGTATGTTAAGTGTTGCGATCTCGGAAAGAAAGGTTTTTCCCTCTATGGCAATTCAAATGATGATGATTGGTGAAGAAACGGGGGAATTAGATGCAATGATGATGAAAGTTGCAGATTTTTATGAAGATGAAGTAGAACAAGCAGTTAAGGCATTAACCAGCGTCATCGAGCCTTTAATGATGGTTTTAATTGCGGGTATGGTCGGTACAATTCTTTTATCGATGTATTTGCCAATGTTCTCTATTTTCGATCAACTAGGATAA
- the rplU gene encoding 50S ribosomal protein L21 produces the protein MTYAVIEICGKQLKVEPGRFYDIDRINQESETEVSIDKVLLVSHDNDIHVGQPYVESATVSGTIIDHRRGKKVLVYKMKPKKKTRKKRGHRQELTRLMIDSIRIGGNVIAEKTSESKSVETEVAIEA, from the coding sequence ATGACTTACGCAGTAATTGAAATCTGTGGAAAACAACTTAAAGTTGAACCAGGCAGATTTTACGATATAGACAGAATCAATCAAGAATCAGAAACCGAAGTATCCATCGATAAGGTACTTTTAGTTAGTCATGACAATGATATTCATGTAGGACAACCTTACGTGGAAAGTGCGACAGTAAGCGGTACAATCATTGATCATCGTCGGGGCAAAAAAGTTTTGGTCTACAAAATGAAGCCCAAAAAGAAAACTCGCAAAAAAAGAGGTCATAGACAAGAATTAACACGCTTAATGATCGATTCTATTCGTATTGGTGGCAATGTAATTGCAGAAAAAACCTCTGAATCTAAATCTGTAGAAACAGAAGTTGCGATCGAGGCTTAA
- the rpmA gene encoding 50S ribosomal protein L27, with product MAHKKGTGSTRNGRDSNSKRLGVKRYSGETVTAGSILVRQRGTKVYPGNNVGIGKDDTLFALIEGVVKFENKTTSRKKVSVYPV from the coding sequence ATGGCACATAAGAAAGGTACTGGTAGTACTAGAAACGGAAGAGATTCTAATTCCAAGCGTCTAGGTGTAAAACGTTATAGTGGAGAAACAGTAACCGCAGGAAGCATTTTAGTGCGTCAGCGTGGGACAAAAGTTTATCCTGGTAATAATGTTGGTATCGGTAAAGATGATACTCTTTTTGCCTTAATTGAAGGAGTTGTTAAATTTGAAAATAAAACCACCAGTCGTAAGAAAGTAAGCGTCTATCCTGTTTAG
- a CDS encoding Bax inhibitor-1/YccA family protein gives MATTSNFRNAIKKAQGQALVGPNVINKALPYLGGGLVLTAVGVYGGLGVIQSNPGIFMPTFFGAMIAELVLFFVVRGIAERADNGTALPLLAVYSLLSGYTLSGIVFVALGTAGVGLQGVGIAALGCGVTFVIARNVGSNLGEEDGLALTKTVQLGIMGLFVVILLQVVLGFFGVFTPSWLEVGISGLGVLLFAGASVVDFYLLPRAYRDEQYLCAALSMYLTYINLFIFILRLLIAINGRD, from the coding sequence ATGGCAACAACCAGTAACTTTAGAAATGCAATCAAAAAGGCTCAAGGTCAAGCCCTTGTAGGACCTAATGTTATCAATAAAGCCTTACCTTATCTAGGTGGAGGTTTAGTTTTAACCGCAGTAGGTGTTTATGGCGGTTTAGGAGTAATTCAATCCAACCCCGGTATATTCATGCCTACCTTTTTTGGGGCAATGATTGCCGAGTTAGTTTTATTTTTCGTAGTTAGAGGCATCGCAGAAAGGGCAGATAATGGCACCGCCTTACCTCTTTTAGCTGTCTATAGTCTTCTTTCAGGATATACCCTCAGTGGTATTGTTTTTGTTGCTTTAGGTACAGCAGGAGTAGGACTTCAAGGAGTGGGCATTGCCGCCTTGGGATGTGGTGTAACTTTTGTGATTGCCCGAAATGTTGGTTCTAACTTAGGTGAAGAGGATGGATTAGCCCTAACTAAAACAGTACAGCTTGGTATTATGGGATTATTCGTCGTAATTCTGTTGCAAGTTGTATTGGGATTTTTTGGTGTTTTTACTCCTAGTTGGTTGGAAGTCGGTATTTCTGGTTTAGGAGTGTTGCTTTTTGCGGGAGCGTCTGTAGTTGACTTTTATCTTCTCCCTCGCGCTTATCGGGATGAGCAATACTTATGTGCCGCCCTTTCTATGTATCTCACTTATATCAACTTATTTATCTTTATTTTACGTTTATTAATTGCCATAAACGGCAGAGATTAA
- a CDS encoding PhzF family phenazine biosynthesis protein — protein sequence MKYQFYTLDVFTNQPFAGNQLAVFPHSEGLSSDIMRKIAVEFNFSETVFVFPASNSQADYQVRIFTPGGEIPFAGHPTIGTAFLLAHLGMVTLKSSATQIILEEKVGLVPVNIYTDNGIVKSSELTAPNPPEFFHNIPSKKALAEVLSLSETDLHSDFSPQAVSCGLPFMIIPLNSQKALSEAKINLSHWEKTLRNTLFPHVYPCYPVSKNLWRVRMFAPALNIIEDPATGSAATAFAAYLVQSQQETDGSWQWLIEQGIEIGRNSKITAIATKQKGIIKDIKVKGECVIITEGYLHLKEKI from the coding sequence ATGAAATATCAGTTTTATACCTTAGACGTTTTTACAAATCAACCTTTTGCGGGTAATCAATTGGCGGTTTTCCCCCATAGCGAAGGTTTATCTTCCGACATAATGAGAAAAATAGCCGTTGAGTTTAATTTTTCAGAAACAGTTTTTGTCTTTCCTGCCTCTAATTCTCAGGCAGACTATCAAGTCAGAATCTTTACCCCAGGTGGAGAAATACCCTTTGCTGGACATCCAACCATTGGTACAGCTTTCCTATTAGCTCATTTGGGCATGGTTACTCTCAAATCTTCTGCAACACAAATTATTCTTGAGGAAAAAGTTGGTCTTGTACCCGTTAATATTTATACGGACAATGGTATCGTTAAATCATCAGAATTAACTGCTCCTAATCCTCCCGAATTTTTCCATAATATTCCTTCAAAAAAAGCCTTAGCAGAGGTTTTATCATTATCTGAGACAGACTTACATTCTGATTTTAGTCCTCAAGCTGTTTCCTGCGGTTTACCTTTTATGATTATTCCTCTAAATAGTCAGAAAGCGTTATCAGAAGCAAAAATAAATTTATCTCATTGGGAAAAAACCCTAAGAAATACTCTTTTCCCTCATGTTTACCCTTGCTACCCTGTCAGTAAAAATCTTTGGCGAGTGAGAATGTTTGCCCCTGCTTTGAATATAATAGAAGACCCCGCCACAGGCTCGGCGGCAACGGCTTTTGCGGCTTATTTAGTTCAATCTCAACAGGAAACTGATGGTAGTTGGCAGTGGTTAATTGAACAAGGTATCGAAATCGGAAGAAATAGTAAAATTACGGCGATCGCTACTAAACAAAAGGGCATAATAAAAGATATAAAGGTAAAAGGAGAGTGTGTAATTATTACAGAAGGTTATCTCCACTTGAAAGAAAAAATATAA
- a CDS encoding Uma2 family endonuclease, whose translation MVTLITNKTTNQTISLEEFLQLPETKPVREYFDNKITQKPMPQAKHSRIQGKLTKVINDVVEESKIALAFPELRCTFNDKSIVPDIVVLTYNHIPKDENGELTNTISIPPDWMIEILSPDQSQTLIIKKILRCLESGCQLAWIIDPEEKIIFVYSLQKVSYFELDSDVLPMPDFMADFSLTLGDIFGWLKF comes from the coding sequence ATGGTGACATTAATCACGAATAAAACTACCAATCAAACTATAAGTTTAGAGGAATTTCTACAACTTCCAGAAACAAAACCCGTCCGAGAATATTTTGATAATAAAATTACACAAAAACCCATGCCCCAAGCAAAACATAGCCGTATTCAAGGTAAATTAACTAAAGTTATTAACGATGTAGTAGAAGAATCCAAAATAGCTTTAGCTTTTCCTGAATTACGATGTACTTTTAACGATAAATCCATCGTGCCAGACATTGTGGTTTTAACTTATAATCACATCCCTAAAGATGAAAATGGCGAACTTACTAACACGATTTCTATTCCTCCTGATTGGATGATCGAAATTCTTTCTCCTGATCAAAGTCAAACACTTATCATAAAAAAAATCTTACGTTGTCTCGAATCTGGTTGTCAATTAGCATGGATAATTGATCCTGAAGAAAAAATTATCTTTGTCTATTCTCTACAAAAAGTGTCTTATTTCGAATTAGATAGCGATGTTTTACCTATGCCTGATTTTATGGCTGATTTTAGCTTAACTTTAGGAGATATTTTTGGTTGGTTAAAGTTTTAA